GCCAATCCTCCTCGAGCTTGGCCGCGAGGGATGCCGACCTCGTCTGTGCTGCTCGCTGAGACCGCGTGCGAAGCGACAGGACGATGCGACGGTTGGTGTAGTGAGACCTGAGGTCCCGAGGAACACGTCTGCTGAAGTAGAAGACGCCACGCTTCTGGAACAGAAACTGGCAACGATTGGTCAACCCCATGGTCTACCCTCCGAGCGGGTTCAAAAAGAAACCGCTGGAGAAACAAGGGGTTACCTAAAGTGGGCGCTAGGGACTGGTGCCGGGTGCAGGATTCGAACCCGCGACCCCCTGATTACAAATCAGGTGCTCTACCACCTGAGCTAACCCGGCTTTGGTGCGCCAGTGATGCCACTGACGTTGCAGTTCGGTCAACACGAACCTTGCAGGCAGGCGTTGGTCACCGCCGGGAGTGCCACGCCAGGCCCGGCGGTTAGCGCACTTCCCGCCAAATCCACATCGTAGCGGCGAGGGCCAGCAGTCCTTCGATGCCCATGACTGTCAGCGCCATCGGTGCGCCGAGCCAGTTCGCGAGGAACCCCACGTGCAACATGCCGATGGGGCCCGATCCGATGCACACCGCAAGGACGCCCATCACCCGGGCGCGCATGGCCGGTTCCGACAACACGTAGGGCAGGGTGGCCTGCATGGTTGTGAAGCCGGCGATCCCCATGCCGGCGGCAAAGGTCACTAGCAGCGAGAACCCGTAGTGGTTCGACTGCGCAAACAAGACGACGGCGGCGATCATCAAGAACGAGCCGTAGAGGTAGATTTTGTTGAAATGAGTCGGTTTGGCGTAGCCGGCCACGAGCAGCGATCCCAGCAGCGCGCCGACGCCTTCGCTCGACAGCAACAGCCCAATCGGAAAAGCGGTCAGGCCAAGCTCCTCGCCGCCGATGACCGGCACCATCGCGACGTAGGGTAGGCCCCAGACGTTTAAGATCACGGTGATCGCCATCAGCCCGACGAGGGGGCGGTTGGCGCGGACGTAGCGCAGACCTTCGACGATATAGGCGAAGATGCCGTAGGCGGACGCGGCCAACGCGCGCGGCGGCGCGACGACGCCGAAGACCAACACGGCGCACGCGGCGTAACACGCGGTGGCGACCGCGAAGATGCCGGTGATGCCGATTGCTTCAAGCACGAAACCGCCGAGTGCCGGGCCGACAATGCGTGTCGCGTTATTGGCCGTGAGGTCGAGCCCCATGGCGCGGCTAATCCGGTCGACCCCCGCGATGTCGCCCATCATGTTGCGGCGAACCGGGAACTCCATGGAAAAGACGATTCCGTTGATGAAAGCACCGATGGCGATATGCCACGGCGTGATGACCCCGAAGATCGCGAGCAGGCAAAGAAACCCGGTAATCAAAACGAGGACGATTTCGCCCCCAAGCAGGAGCGCGCGTCGATCAAACCGGTCGGCGATGGCGCCGGTGAACGCGCCGAACAAAAGATTGGGGGCTGCGCGTGCCAAGTTTACCAGTGCGACGGCAAGCGCCGACTGAGTCACCGAATACGTAAAGACGCTGGTCGCCAGAATCTCGAACCACCGCATGGCCATCACAAAGGCCCCGACCGACCAAAGTCGGACGAAGGACCGGTCACGGAGGAGTGAGCGGATCTCGGGGGTCTCGCTGGGACGAACGCCCCCGTCGGTCAACGGCGCCTCGCCCCGCAGCGCGCGGTGTGCGCGCGAGGGTTAGGGTGCTGGTGGGGCAAGCGATGACTCATGCGATTGTCGCTGCGCTCAGCGGTGACTCTTCGGCGAACGCGTCGTCATGGTGCTCGGCAAGGTCGAAATAGAAGGTTGAGCCGATGTCGATTTCAGACACGAAACCGACTTTCCCTTGGTGCCGTTCGATCAGCATTTTGCAAATGCTTAGCCCAAGGCCGGTGCCGCTTTCACGCCGCTCACCCTGGTCGGCCTGGGTGAACTTGTCGAAAATCCGGTCGCGGAAATCCATCGGAATGCCGCGGCCGCGGTCGGTAACAAAGAAGCGGATGGCACCGTTGGAGGTTCGCCGCGCGCCGACATCGATCGTCGAGCGCAGTGGGGAGAATTTGATGGCGTTCGACAGGAAGTTGGTGAAGACCTGCATCAGTTGATCGATCCCGCCGAACACCCGCGCGTCTTCCGGTGCCTCGGCGATTTCAATCGAGATGCCAAAGCGCTCGGCGAACCCGCGATTGGACTCCACGGCCATTTCGAGGAGCGACCACACTTGAATCGGGAAGAACGCAATTTCCATGCGTCCCGATTCGATCTTTTCGATATCGAGGATATCGTTGATCAATCGGACCAATCGATCGCTGTTGTTGCTGGCGATCTGGACGAGGTTGTGCGCCTCCTCGGGTATCTTCCCTGCCATGCCCGCGGATATAAGGCCGAGCGATCCGCTGATCGACGTCAGTGGCGTACGCAACTCATGGCTCACCGTGGAGATAAAGTCGTTTTTCATGCGATCGACGTTCTTGCGCTGGGTGATGTCGAGAAAGGTAACCTGGGCGGCCGGCGCGCCTTCCCAAACAACCGGCGTGATTCGCACCTCGATCCAAATGTGGACGCCGTCGCGGCGGATCGCGCGACGCTCGAAAACGTTCGGCAGGTCCTCGCCGCGCAGGCGGGCCAGGGCATTGCGCGACATCTCGTCGCGTTCCTCCGGCGCAAACAGCGGCAGGATCGAACCCATCGCCATGATCTCGTCGGCGCCGTCGTACCCGAACATCTCCGCGAACGTCTTGGTGGCAAAGACCGGCACCATGGCGCGGTGGACGCAAACGCCTTGGAGCGAACCCTCCAAGAGGTTGCGAAACTTGGTTTCGCTCCCGCGCAGCTCGGACTCAACTGCGCCCAGGCGGGCAATGA
This genomic window from Alphaproteobacteria bacterium contains:
- a CDS encoding MFS transporter; its protein translation is MTDGGVRPSETPEIRSLLRDRSFVRLWSVGAFVMAMRWFEILATSVFTYSVTQSALAVALVNLARAAPNLLFGAFTGAIADRFDRRALLLGGEIVLVLITGFLCLLAIFGVITPWHIAIGAFINGIVFSMEFPVRRNMMGDIAGVDRISRAMGLDLTANNATRIVGPALGGFVLEAIGITGIFAVATACYAACAVLVFGVVAPPRALAASAYGIFAYIVEGLRYVRANRPLVGLMAITVILNVWGLPYVAMVPVIGGEELGLTAFPIGLLLSSEGVGALLGSLLVAGYAKPTHFNKIYLYGSFLMIAAVVLFAQSNHYGFSLLVTFAAGMGIAGFTTMQATLPYVLSEPAMRARVMGVLAVCIGSGPIGMLHVGFLANWLGAPMALTVMGIEGLLALAATMWIWREVR
- a CDS encoding HAMP domain-containing sensor histidine kinase is translated as MNAPSPDVGTLLPRSERFLRSMVRLVDRIGVHWTAALVTAPVWVVTNISVEIGYALDGISLAERPVVGAMPWVMPILIGYPVILILVRIIARLGAVESELRGSETKFRNLLEGSLQGVCVHRAMVPVFATKTFAEMFGYDGADEIMAMGSILPLFAPEERDEMSRNALARLRGEDLPNVFERRAIRRDGVHIWIEVRITPVVWEGAPAAQVTFLDITQRKNVDRMKNDFISTVSHELRTPLTSISGSLGLISAGMAGKIPEEAHNLVQIASNNSDRLVRLINDILDIEKIESGRMEIAFFPIQVWSLLEMAVESNRGFAERFGISIEIAEAPEDARVFGGIDQLMQVFTNFLSNAIKFSPLRSTIDVGARRTSNGAIRFFVTDRGRGIPMDFRDRIFDKFTQADQGERRESGTGLGLSICKMLIERHQGKVGFVSEIDIGSTFYFDLAEHHDDAFAEESPLSAATIA